A single Equus quagga isolate Etosha38 chromosome 8, UCLA_HA_Equagga_1.0, whole genome shotgun sequence DNA region contains:
- the VIP gene encoding VIP peptides, translated as MEIRSKPQLLVLLALCSMLFSQTLAWPLFGAPSALRLGDRISFEEANEPDQVSLKADTDILQNVLAENDTPYYDVSRNTRHADGVFTSDFSRLLGQISAKKYLESLIGKRVSNNISEDQGPIKRHSDAVFTDNYTRLRKQMAVKKYLNSILNGKRSSEGESPDFLEELEK; from the exons ATGGAAATCAGAAGTAAGCCTCAGCTCCTCGTGCTCCTGGCACTTTGTAGCATGCTCTTCTCACAAACATTGGCATGGCCTCTTTTTGGAGCACCTTCTGCTCTGAG GTTGGGTGACAGAATATCATTTGAAGAAGCAAATGAACCTGATCAAGTTTCACTAAAAGCAGACACTGACATCTTGCAAAATGTGTTAGCTGAAAATGACACACCCTACTATGATGTATCCAG GAACACCAGGCATGCGGATGGAGTTTTCACCAGTGACTTTAGTAGACTCTTGGGTCAAATTTCTGCCAAAAAGTACCTTGAGTCCCTTATTGGAAAACGAGTTAG CAATAACATCTCAGAAGACCAGGGACCAATCAAACGCCACTCAGATGCCGTCTTCACTGACAACTATACCCGCCTTCGAAAACAAATGGCTGTAAAGAAATACTTGAACTCAATTCTGAACGGGAAAAGGAg CAGTGAGGGAGAATCTCCTGACTTCCTTGAAgagttagaaaaataa